The following nucleotide sequence is from Allocatelliglobosispora scoriae.
GATCTCCTGGAACGCCTCGGCCTGCTGCGCGAGGAGCGTCGGGAGGGCGAACCCGGTCCGGAACGCCACGAGCAGCTTCAGCCGCTCGGTGTGCTGCGCGACGGCGGCGCATACGATCCACGGGTCCGGGCAGGCCGATCCCACCGGCGTCAGCGCGGCGGTGAAGCCGGACTGCTCGGCGGCCCGGCCCACCTGCGTGAGGTAGTCGATGGAGGCGGTGCGGCTGTGCCGGGCGGCACCGGCGGCGACCGTGGCCGAGCCGACCTGATCGCCGTCGCCGGAGGTGGGCAGGAACCAGTGGAACTGCGGCTGCGGCACGATCTTCTCCAGGTGGGACCGCTCGGGGTGGCGGAAGTCCTGTACCGACCTTATCGCATATCAAGATGGTAGGAAATACCGGTTGCGAGCACGAATACGGGTGGTGAGTCCATGGACGTCCCGGCATTCACTATCCGACAAAATATCTAGCCTGGCTCGTGGACAGAGCCACTACCATAGCTCTAGGTCAATGTAGGTCGGCACCGCAGCCGAACCGGTCATCCACTTCACACGCAGTTCGATGCAGAACGCGCGCTCGGCATGCTCCTAGGAAACTCCGGCCAGGACTGGGATGAAGACTGATGACTGAGACATCCACCGGCACCGCCTCCGCCACCGGCTCGTTCATCCTCCGCTACGCGGCCACGGACCGGGCATGGGCGGAGTGGATCGAAGAACTCCTCGTCTCGGCGGGCGCCCGCATCATCGACGACGCGCCCGGTGCCGCCGACCCGCACGGTCTGCCGGCCGATCTGCGTACCCTGCTGATCGTCTCTTCGGCGGAGCCGATGGCCGCGACCGGCGGCGGCCGCAACACGCTGGCGGTCTACGTCGCCGATGTCCGGCCGCTCGCGTCCGTTCCGGCCGAACGATCCGCGGTCCTGCACGGCCTCGACGAGGCGAGCGCGGCCGAGCGGGTCCTGCGGCTCACCGGCCACGGCGGCGCATCCCGGCCGCTCCCGGCCGACCCGCGGTTTCCCGGCACCGAGCCGATGGTCTTCAACGCGCCCGCCCGCAACCCGCGCTTCACCGGCCGCGACGCCGCGCTGCGCGACCTGCGTGCCCGGCTGCGCACCCAGCCGACCGGGGCCGTGGCCCTGCACGGCACCGACGGCTCCGGCAAGACCCAGATCGCGGTGGAGTACGCCCACCGCTTCCGCACCGCCTATGACGTCGTCTGGTGGATCGCGGCCGAGCCACCGCAGTTCGTCGACACCTCGCTGCTGGAGCTGGCGAGCCGGCTCGGCATGAAGCTGGACCCCTCCTCCGAGGCGAACACGGGACTGCTGCTGGCGGCGCTGCGCCGGGGCGAGCCGACAAGCCGCTGGCTGATCGTCTTCGACAACGCCGACGACTTCGAACGGATCTCGCCGCTGGTCCCGACCGGCGGAGGCCACGTCATCCTCACCTCCGGCAACCCCGCCTGGCACGACCGGGCCCATCCGATGCCGGTGGACGCCTTCCAGCGCGCCGAGAGCATCACCCACCTGCGGCGCAGGATGCCCCTGCTCACCGACGCGGAGGCGGCCTCGCTCGCCGGCACGCTCGGCGACCTGCCGCTCGCCGTCTCCGTCGCCGGGGCGTTTCTCGCCGAGACGAGTACGCCGGTCGCCGACTACCTGCGCCGGCTCGGCCAGGGCACACCCGCCGAGCTGACCGTCCGTGCGTGGGAGATGTCGCTGGACTGGCTCGCGGGCAGGTCGCGGGCGGCGTTCAAGCTGCTGCAGCTCTGCTCGATGCTGGCGCCGGAGATCCCGTTCGAGATGCTCTACGGCGATGAGATGGCCGACGCGCTGGTCCCCTTCGACTCGTCGGCGTCGGAGCGGCTGATGCGCACCATCCTGGTGCAGAACCTGAACCGGCTGGCCCTGATAAAGATCGACGACAAGGCCGCGCAGATCTACGTGCACCGGCGGCTGCAGCGGGTCGTCGAGCGACGGATGTCGACCGAGGAGCAGCGGCAGACCCGGCACGAGATCCACCTCGTGCTCGCGGGCGCGCGGCCCGACGGCGAGGTGGACGATCCCCCGACCTGGCCCCGGTTCCGCAGCATGTGGCCGCACCTGCTCATCTCGGACGCCACCGGTTGCCGCGACGAGCGTACCCGCCAGCTCTTCATCGACCGCGTTCGCTATCTGTGGCTGCGCGGCGACCTCCTCGCGGGCAAGCGCTTCGGCGAGCGGATCTCCCAGGAGTGGTCCGCCCTGCTCGACGACCCCGCCTTCGCGGGCGACCGGACCGCCCTGCGTCGCCAGCTGCTCAACCTGCGGTTCAACCTGGCCAACATCCTGCGCAGCACCGACGGGTTCCAGGCGTCGAGCGACCTCGACAACGAGGTGCTCGCGGCGCAGCGGGAGCTGCTCGGCGACCGCCACCCACACACCGTGATCACGATGGGCAGCGTCGGTGCCGACCTGCGCGGCCTCGGCAGCTACCCACAGGCGCTCGAACTCGCCGCCACCACCCACGACGCGGCGATGGCGGTCTTCGGCGAGAACCACCCGCGGACGCTCGCCGCGGCGAACAACCTCGCCGTCTCGTTCCGGCTGATGGGCGACTTCCACAGCGCCACGCACCGGGACGAGGACGTCCTCGCCCGGCGCCGGGAGGTCCTCGGCCCGGACCATCCCGCCACCTTCCATTCGGCGTCCTGTCTCGGCCGCGATTACCGCGACGCGGGAGATTACGCCAAGTCGGTGGCGATGCTGCGCCAGGTCTATGACGGCATCGTCGCGGCCCGGGGCGCCGAGGGCACCGAGGCGGTCATCGCCCAGGTCAACCTGGCCGCTTCGCTGCGCGCCGACGGCCGCCCCGAGGAGGCGATGCCGCTGCTCGACGACGCCTACGAGCGCCTGCGCGGCCGCCTCGGCGAGCGGCAGACCGAGACGCTGGCGTGCCGGCTCGGCCGCACCTCCAACCTGCTCGCGATGGGGCGCAACGAGCTCGCGGGTGCCGAGCTGCGGGCCTTGATCGAGGACTACCGGGCCGCCCTCGGCCCCGCACACCCGCACACCCTGATCTGCATGAGCAACCTCTCCGCCGTCACGCGCGCGCTCGGCGACCGGGTCGAGGCGCGGAGCCTCGCCCAGCACGCGGCGGACGAGCTCGCGCAGCACCTGCCGGCGAGCCACCCCTTCCTGCTGGGCGCGCAGACCAACCTCTCGGTCTGCCTCGCCGAGGACGGCGATCTCGCGGCGGCGCGGGCCGTCGCCGAGC
It contains:
- the fxsT gene encoding FxSxx-COOH system tetratricopeptide repeat protein, which gives rise to MTETSTGTASATGSFILRYAATDRAWAEWIEELLVSAGARIIDDAPGAADPHGLPADLRTLLIVSSAEPMAATGGGRNTLAVYVADVRPLASVPAERSAVLHGLDEASAAERVLRLTGHGGASRPLPADPRFPGTEPMVFNAPARNPRFTGRDAALRDLRARLRTQPTGAVALHGTDGSGKTQIAVEYAHRFRTAYDVVWWIAAEPPQFVDTSLLELASRLGMKLDPSSEANTGLLLAALRRGEPTSRWLIVFDNADDFERISPLVPTGGGHVILTSGNPAWHDRAHPMPVDAFQRAESITHLRRRMPLLTDAEAASLAGTLGDLPLAVSVAGAFLAETSTPVADYLRRLGQGTPAELTVRAWEMSLDWLAGRSRAAFKLLQLCSMLAPEIPFEMLYGDEMADALVPFDSSASERLMRTILVQNLNRLALIKIDDKAAQIYVHRRLQRVVERRMSTEEQRQTRHEIHLVLAGARPDGEVDDPPTWPRFRSMWPHLLISDATGCRDERTRQLFIDRVRYLWLRGDLLAGKRFGERISQEWSALLDDPAFAGDRTALRRQLLNLRFNLANILRSTDGFQASSDLDNEVLAAQRELLGDRHPHTVITMGSVGADLRGLGSYPQALELAATTHDAAMAVFGENHPRTLAAANNLAVSFRLMGDFHSATHRDEDVLARRREVLGPDHPATFHSASCLGRDYRDAGDYAKSVAMLRQVYDGIVAARGAEGTEAVIAQVNLAASLRADGRPEEAMPLLDDAYERLRGRLGERQTETLACRLGRTSNLLAMGRNELAGAELRALIEDYRAALGPAHPHTLICMSNLSAVTRALGDRVEARSLAQHAADELAQHLPASHPFLLGAQTNLSVCLAEDGDLAAARAVAERTLALLAESLGSEHPDALRCEANLALILRGLGESGPGTDHAAIVERLAASVGADHHSVQALRTGVYSHRVIDPHPF